A genomic window from Anthocerotibacter panamensis C109 includes:
- a CDS encoding efflux RND transporter permease subunit produces MKIGAIPRWSIGNPVLVVALYVGILALAVLALVARLPVRMMPYIQSPLIAVVTMAPGSSAEEVETYLSKPIEQRMSVLDGVRYVRSSSQQDMSLVTIQFAWGQDIQRSVMAVQSVMKSAEGDLPLDGFNTRSYWVLPIDPLNRPVLTLALRGDGWDPVRLRDFADNTLVDRLKQVAEVQAVSIFGGYRRQIQIVVDRQKLSAYGLSALQVRDAIDRNNLSKGAGVLTRGDEEILVRSDARALTAQAIEDYPVLSQGSQIVYLRDVATVRDTHEELRSGYRYNGETALGVNVIQKADASSPAVIARVRAELQRIQAEYPGIEFKEAYDNSHLVEIIRTGTVVELLISIVLAGLVILVFLEDFRATAIVLISIPTALAMSILPFVPMGMSLNSSTLIGILLAIGRLVDDSIVVIEATERKLKAGKPPLSAAIEGTQEVFVAIAAATFVMIAALVPMTLAGGLTGLMFVGIVWPIIYALLASLIISLTLTPLMAAYFLKPHQTSEHKLKQFLRPVRRGMGWLEERYQTILDLALHNRPLTLAIAGGFIFLGVALYPYIGQEMMPLADSGQFMATLEAQPGTSFERTDRIAQKFEQILLKQPEVEKVSSEVGFELTSNSTYFSGYSMGGINSASLIVTLKDRGERSRDIWQVMDAAEAEALRTIPGVRRIAMQAMGVDVMATSAAPVQIAVYGEDLGVLHKLANQVLAIAQEVPGFVMPHTSSTMTQPEYQLRVDRRRAQELGLSVAAVTEQARYALQGGYTMQYYNRPNLRVNAILVRYDQHDRSGGEELAAAYITSSDGQQVPLSAVVTLERKSGPSLIEHVNGRRVVYINGFYRKHGPASMDLSMAVAMRSGAELTFPPGYGLDSMGDMTDMMIEFDRLLKGLVFSLALIYLILVIQFRSFIQPLNMMLSIPLELAGVFGALMLAGQTLSTVSILGIIILSGIDVAGAILLIDLILTKRREGVPRDQAIREAGPVRLKPILMTVIVTLVVIVRLAFFPDTGMDAYSPIATVILGGLSISTLLTLIVIPVMHTLVDDATLWAGHQGQAWRAAKPALGRLPQPLPSEQQE; encoded by the coding sequence GTGAAGATTGGTGCTATCCCCCGGTGGTCTATCGGGAATCCGGTGCTTGTGGTCGCCCTCTATGTCGGGATTTTGGCCCTGGCAGTCTTGGCCTTGGTCGCCCGCTTGCCTGTGCGGATGATGCCTTATATTCAGAGTCCGCTCATTGCCGTGGTCACCATGGCTCCCGGCTCTTCTGCCGAAGAGGTGGAGACCTATCTGAGTAAGCCCATTGAGCAGCGCATGAGTGTGTTGGATGGAGTGCGCTATGTGCGCTCTAGTTCTCAGCAGGATATGTCTTTGGTCACTATCCAATTTGCCTGGGGACAGGACATTCAGCGCTCGGTGATGGCAGTACAGAGCGTGATGAAGTCCGCCGAGGGCGACTTGCCCCTGGATGGCTTTAACACCCGCTCCTACTGGGTCTTACCCATTGACCCCTTAAATCGTCCCGTCTTGACCCTGGCGCTTAGGGGCGATGGCTGGGACCCGGTGCGCCTGCGTGACTTCGCCGACAACACCCTGGTAGACCGGCTCAAGCAGGTGGCTGAAGTGCAGGCGGTGTCCATCTTCGGGGGCTACCGCAGGCAGATCCAGATCGTTGTGGACCGCCAAAAACTCAGCGCCTACGGTCTTTCAGCCCTTCAAGTCCGCGACGCCATTGACCGCAACAACCTGAGCAAGGGCGCGGGCGTCCTGACCCGTGGCGACGAGGAAATCTTGGTCCGTAGTGACGCACGGGCACTTACCGCCCAGGCGATAGAGGACTACCCCGTCCTCAGTCAAGGCAGCCAAATCGTCTATCTGCGCGATGTTGCCACCGTTCGCGATACCCATGAAGAACTGCGCAGTGGCTACCGCTACAACGGAGAAACGGCCCTAGGGGTCAATGTCATCCAAAAAGCTGATGCCAGTTCCCCCGCCGTCATCGCCCGCGTCCGCGCCGAACTCCAGCGTATCCAGGCCGAATACCCCGGCATCGAGTTCAAAGAAGCCTACGACAATTCTCATCTGGTGGAGATTATCCGTACAGGCACGGTGGTTGAATTACTGATTAGTATTGTTTTGGCTGGCTTGGTAATCCTTGTCTTTCTGGAGGACTTCCGGGCTACGGCGATTGTGCTCATCTCGATCCCGACCGCTCTGGCGATGTCGATCTTGCCCTTTGTGCCCATGGGCATGTCGCTCAACTCTTCCACCCTTATTGGTATCCTGCTTGCGATTGGGCGGCTGGTAGATGACTCGATCGTGGTGATTGAGGCGACCGAGCGCAAACTCAAGGCAGGCAAACCGCCCCTGAGTGCTGCTATCGAAGGGACGCAGGAAGTTTTTGTCGCCATTGCCGCCGCCACGTTTGTGATGATTGCCGCGCTAGTCCCGATGACCTTGGCGGGGGGCTTGACCGGGTTGATGTTTGTAGGCATTGTCTGGCCGATTATCTATGCACTCTTGGCCTCGCTCATCATCTCGCTGACGCTGACGCCGCTGATGGCAGCTTATTTTTTAAAGCCACATCAAACGAGTGAGCACAAACTTAAGCAATTCCTCCGTCCGGTGCGCCGGGGCATGGGCTGGCTGGAGGAACGCTATCAGACCATCCTGGACCTAGCCCTTCACAATCGTCCCCTGACTTTGGCAATAGCGGGTGGTTTTATCTTTTTGGGGGTCGCACTGTATCCGTACATCGGGCAGGAGATGATGCCCTTGGCTGATTCGGGGCAGTTTATGGCGACGCTTGAAGCCCAACCGGGGACTTCTTTTGAGCGCACCGACCGCATCGCCCAGAAATTTGAACAGATTTTGCTCAAGCAACCGGAAGTGGAAAAAGTCTCCTCAGAAGTCGGGTTCGAGTTGACGAGTAATAGCACCTATTTCAGTGGCTATAGCATGGGCGGGATCAACAGTGCCTCGCTCATCGTCACGCTCAAGGACCGGGGGGAGCGCTCCCGCGATATCTGGCAGGTGATGGATGCAGCCGAGGCCGAGGCGCTGCGGACGATTCCGGGGGTACGGCGCATCGCGATGCAGGCGATGGGTGTGGATGTGATGGCGACCTCGGCAGCTCCCGTGCAAATTGCCGTCTACGGCGAAGACCTAGGCGTTTTGCATAAGCTTGCGAATCAGGTGCTCGCCATCGCGCAAGAAGTTCCGGGCTTCGTGATGCCCCACACCAGTTCGACGATGACCCAACCTGAATACCAGCTCCGGGTGGACCGCCGTCGTGCCCAGGAATTGGGCCTGAGCGTCGCAGCGGTGACCGAACAGGCGCGCTATGCCCTCCAAGGCGGCTATACCATGCAGTACTACAACCGCCCCAACCTGCGGGTGAACGCGATTCTTGTCCGCTATGACCAACACGACCGCAGCGGGGGCGAAGAACTAGCGGCGGCCTATATCACCTCCTCCGACGGTCAGCAGGTACCCCTGAGTGCAGTCGTCACCCTGGAGCGCAAAAGCGGCCCGAGTCTTATTGAGCACGTCAATGGTCGCCGGGTGGTCTACATCAACGGTTTTTACCGCAAGCATGGTCCCGCCTCGATGGACCTGTCGATGGCGGTCGCCATGCGCTCAGGAGCAGAACTCACCTTCCCGCCCGGTTATGGCCTGGACTCGATGGGGGACATGACCGACATGATGATTGAGTTTGACCGCCTACTCAAAGGTCTGGTCTTCTCGCTGGCGCTCATCTACCTGATCCTGGTTATCCAGTTCCGTTCGTTCATCCAGCCCTTGAATATGATGCTCTCAATTCCTCTGGAGCTAGCTGGAGTTTTTGGAGCCTTGATGCTAGCCGGACAGACGCTCTCGACCGTCTCGATCCTCGGCATCATCATCCTGTCGGGTATCGATGTGGCCGGAGCAATCCTGCTGATTGACCTCATCCTGACCAAGCGCCGCGAGGGTGTACCGAGGGACCAGGCCATCCGCGAGGCAGGCCCAGTCCGGCTCAAGCCCATCTTGATGACTGTTATTGTCACCCTCGTGGTCATTGTTAGGCTCGCCTTCTTCCCGGATACCGGCATGGATGCCTACTCACCCATTGCCACGGTCATTCTGGGAGGCTTGAGTATCTCGACGCTCCTGACGCTCATCGTGATTCCCGTCATGCACACCCTAGTGGATGACGCGACACTCTGGGCAGGCCACCAGGGACAGGCATGGCGTGCTGCTAAACCCGCGCTGGGGCGCTTACCCCAGCCGTTGCCCAGCGAACAGCAAGAGTGA
- a CDS encoding heavy metal-responsive transcriptional regulator, with protein sequence MKKTRELPVQDRLLKIGELAEQVGVAIGTVRYYETLGLIEPAHRAESGYRYYDAEAVRRLKFIRKAQTLQFTLAEIQQVLGLRHQGGSACPLVQDLLEQKIAHLEEQIFQMQNLKNSLEAYRTQWVDKPFDDPRNQQLCSLIEAVPCKNTLTYREHLNDADG encoded by the coding sequence GTGAAAAAAACCAGAGAACTTCCCGTCCAGGACCGACTCTTGAAGATCGGGGAGCTAGCGGAACAAGTAGGTGTAGCCATCGGCACAGTCCGGTATTACGAGACCCTGGGCTTGATTGAGCCCGCTCATCGGGCAGAAAGCGGCTACCGCTACTATGACGCTGAAGCTGTCCGTAGGCTGAAGTTTATCCGCAAGGCACAAACACTCCAGTTCACCCTTGCTGAGATCCAGCAAGTATTGGGCCTCCGACACCAGGGTGGTTCGGCCTGTCCGCTTGTCCAAGACCTGCTAGAACAAAAAATTGCTCATCTGGAAGAGCAAATCTTCCAGATGCAGAACCTGAAGAACAGCCTTGAAGCCTATCGCACCCAGTGGGTCGATAAACCTTTTGACGACCCCCGCAACCAGCAGTTGTGCAGCCTCATTGAAGCAGTCCCCTGTAAAAACACCCTCACGTACCGGGAGCACTTGAATGATGCCGATGGGTAA
- a CDS encoding FixH family protein has translation MKRFIPTLGLGCAFLVTATAHASDLKPTTQMGPAKMILTVAATPLKTGKNTLTLKVTDAKGKPLATQDIKAKLTQSEQEMAAMGMAGMGSGSAKAEVKSTAPGTFEISTRLPFGGKWDLQVSLTKPPASASFSVPVK, from the coding sequence ATGAAGCGTTTTATCCCGACTCTGGGCCTGGGTTGTGCTTTCCTTGTCACCGCTACTGCCCACGCCTCCGACCTCAAGCCCACCACCCAGATGGGGCCAGCCAAAATGATACTGACGGTGGCTGCCACCCCGCTCAAGACGGGCAAAAACACCCTCACCCTCAAGGTCACCGACGCCAAAGGTAAGCCCCTGGCGACCCAAGATATCAAGGCCAAACTCACCCAATCTGAGCAAGAGATGGCAGCGATGGGCATGGCTGGCATGGGTTCTGGTTCGGCCAAGGCCGAGGTCAAATCCACGGCACCCGGCACCTTTGAGATCTCGACCCGCCTACCTTTTGGCGGCAAGTGGGACCTCCAGGTCAGTCTCACCAAACCCCCGGCTAGTGCCAGCTTCAGTGTTCCCGTCAAGTGA
- a CDS encoding efflux RND transporter periplasmic adaptor subunit: MGKLSFWPALFVGYGLLFTPQRAWAQKSMETDRLTSSAFLLGMVLLVAGVLLVLWSHRRTRKAGKDAKSIFATGVFALLVGGILAVTNLFRPASVASMDAMDGMEGMSMEEMMRVDGATNPTPVTVSAVQSGPFAAAVRYTGTVRPYLEVTVYPRVQGRLTDYSAYPGDRVVQGQVLARLSAEELTSDTHAAQAEAEAAQAELEANRAELAEHHQEVDRMKADYTYWAKELPRAQALLDRGVIAQEEFDKEKSQADAAQAGLRGIQLKLRRLQAQVVRAQAMVAQAQAKARSATVLKGYTVITSPITGIVQERMADPGVVVQPGMGILKVGDYSQVRLQANVAEPDLVNLQVGTPITARISSRNTVQGRITSIFPKAEDQTRTITVEALVDNPGNRLRAGQFLEMELVTGRKPNALTIPKTAVNTFEGKPTVWVVAGKLAQRKPITPGLTNGERVEVVSGLAAGETIITSGQERLTENTRIATVDDTGQPVVALGTSANTRIQRVDPTGKAQMGDNSLILEVQDAKTGQPVKVEHLEVNVAMPMNNMAPMAADTEVKPTGQPGRFQVNTYLSMQGAWEVAAKVKDKSRQGSNQFTLDNRQMKEPKP, translated from the coding sequence ATGGGTAAGCTGTCATTCTGGCCTGCGCTATTCGTGGGCTATGGGCTACTCTTCACGCCCCAAAGGGCCTGGGCACAAAAGAGTATGGAGACCGACCGCTTGACTTCCTCAGCGTTTTTGCTGGGGATGGTCCTTTTGGTGGCTGGAGTGCTGCTGGTGCTATGGTCGCACAGGCGAACTAGGAAGGCGGGTAAAGACGCCAAGTCAATCTTCGCAACTGGAGTCTTCGCCCTATTAGTGGGGGGTATCCTGGCGGTGACTAATCTCTTCAGACCTGCTTCTGTCGCCAGTATGGACGCTATGGATGGCATGGAAGGGATGTCCATGGAGGAGATGATGCGCGTGGATGGGGCAACCAACCCCACTCCCGTCACGGTCTCCGCGGTCCAATCCGGTCCTTTTGCTGCAGCCGTGCGCTACACCGGCACTGTGCGTCCCTACCTGGAGGTCACGGTTTATCCACGGGTCCAGGGGCGGCTTACGGACTACTCAGCCTATCCTGGAGACCGGGTGGTACAAGGGCAAGTTCTGGCGCGGCTGAGTGCGGAGGAATTGACCTCAGATACCCATGCTGCCCAAGCTGAAGCCGAGGCTGCTCAAGCTGAACTCGAGGCCAACCGAGCCGAGTTGGCGGAGCACCACCAGGAAGTGGACCGCATGAAGGCGGACTACACCTATTGGGCCAAGGAACTGCCCCGCGCCCAAGCCTTACTGGATAGGGGTGTTATTGCTCAAGAAGAATTTGACAAGGAAAAAAGTCAAGCGGACGCTGCGCAGGCTGGACTCAGAGGCATCCAGCTTAAGCTCCGAAGACTACAGGCTCAAGTGGTAAGAGCGCAAGCGATGGTGGCCCAAGCCCAGGCCAAAGCCCGTAGCGCCACTGTCCTGAAAGGATATACCGTCATTACCTCCCCGATTACCGGGATTGTCCAAGAGCGCATGGCAGATCCGGGGGTCGTGGTGCAGCCAGGGATGGGGATTCTCAAGGTGGGTGACTATAGCCAGGTGCGGTTACAAGCCAATGTGGCAGAGCCAGATCTGGTCAACCTTCAGGTAGGAACCCCCATTACTGCCCGTATTTCAAGCCGCAACACCGTGCAAGGCCGTATCACCAGCATCTTCCCTAAAGCTGAAGACCAGACGCGCACCATAACCGTCGAGGCTCTGGTAGACAACCCCGGTAATCGCCTGCGGGCGGGCCAATTTCTGGAGATGGAACTGGTCACCGGACGCAAGCCCAACGCGCTGACCATCCCCAAAACCGCCGTCAATACCTTTGAGGGAAAACCAACGGTCTGGGTAGTCGCGGGTAAATTGGCCCAACGCAAACCAATCACCCCCGGTCTGACCAATGGGGAGCGGGTGGAAGTCGTGAGCGGTTTAGCCGCAGGGGAGACCATAATTACCTCGGGGCAGGAACGGTTGACCGAAAATACGCGCATCGCGACCGTGGACGACACGGGTCAACCTGTGGTTGCGCTAGGGACAAGTGCCAATACCCGGATTCAACGGGTGGACCCCACGGGTAAGGCTCAGATGGGCGATAACTCCCTGATTCTGGAAGTACAGGATGCCAAGACAGGTCAGCCAGTCAAGGTGGAACATCTAGAGGTCAACGTCGCCATGCCCATGAATAATATGGCCCCGATGGCTGCCGATACCGAAGTCAAGCCCACCGGACAACCCGGACGCTTCCAAGTCAATACGTACTTGAGTATGCAGGGAGCCTGGGAAGTGGCAGCCAAAGTTAAGGATAAATCCCGTCAAGGGAGCAACCAATTCACCCTCGATAACCGCCAAATGAAGGAGCCAAAGCCGTGA